GCAGGCCGCCGGTGAGGCCGTCGGCCTGACCATCGGCAGTCTGGAGAGCGAGTAGCCGTCGGCCGGGCCGGGCGTGACCGTACGGCCCGGCCGGCGGTGCCGCGTGCAAGGAGGGGTCCCCTGCTATACACGAGGCGTTAGCAGGGGACCCCTCCTTGCACCGCAGGCGCCGGTGCGAGCGGGCGCGGTTCAGCGTTCGACGAGCACGTCGTGCCCGAGGTCGAGCAGGGAGTGCCGCCACTCGTCGTCGGCGTTGCCCCGGCGCGGCTTCTCCGCGGTCAGCGACCGGATCCGTTCGACCGCCTCCCGCATCACCCCGACGTCCTCGGGTGTCAGGTCCACCTTGCGTTTGCGCAGCACGGCGAGGATCTGCCGGCCCGGCTCGGGCAGGTTCAGGTCCGGGTCCGGGCCGAACGCCTCCTCGCCGGAGCCCCGGGTCAGCAGCCACTGCCGAAGCTGTTCGGAGGGCACGTTGACCTCGGCGTGGAAGTCCTCCCAGAGCACCTCCACCTCGGGGTCGAGCCGCTGCTCGCGTACCATCACGCCTCCTCTCCGGGCCGCGACCCGGCGTCGTCCGGATGCCCCTCGTCGGTCTGCCCGCCCAGCCCCTCCGCCGGCACCTGCACCCGGCTCGGGTTGGCGGTCGGCGGCGCCAGGATCGGGTCGCTGCGTTCGTCGTCCCGGGCCTCGTCCGGTTCCGTCATCGCCTGCCCCTCTCCGGTCGTCTGCGTCAGCGGGGGTGGGTGGTGGAGGCGGTGGCGTGCCCGCGTGCGCCGGCGGCCACGTCGAAGACGAGCCGGCCGTCCCGGGCGTCCACGGTGACCCGCTGCCCGGGCGAGAGCTGCTGCTCCAGCAGCATCCGGGACAGGTGGTTGTCCACCTCCCGCTGGATCACCCGGCGCAGCGGGCGGGCGCCGAACTCCGGCTGGT
Above is a window of Verrucosispora sp. NA02020 DNA encoding:
- a CDS encoding DUF3140 domain-containing protein, whose amino-acid sequence is MVREQRLDPEVEVLWEDFHAEVNVPSEQLRQWLLTRGSGEEAFGPDPDLNLPEPGRQILAVLRKRKVDLTPEDVGVMREAVERIRSLTAEKPRRGNADDEWRHSLLDLGHDVLVER